From the Trifolium pratense cultivar HEN17-A07 linkage group LG4, ARS_RC_1.1, whole genome shotgun sequence genome, the window CAATGTAGTAAGTAAACATTGAAATCGTGTATTCGTGTAATCGCACATAAAAGGACACCACATTACAGAGcatgttcaaattcaaattgatgATATCTTATGAAATAGTGCAAAATAAAATGAGATAACATCCATTTTGCAAATCCTAATAGtctatttcatttcatttcaccCTGCACCACAAATTCAAACATTGCATAATTATATCCTAAAAAGACATAATTTTCACAACACTTGTAACACACATTGCATAATTGATAAAAGTAACaactcaaaatcagaatcataAACAACGAACAACTAGGTACCAAAAGCCTAAAATATCATTATAATCTGAAATTTATAGTTTCCCAAAtttaaaccaaaacaaaaccatcATAATAATCTCAATCTCAAGTACAAAtctagaaaaaacaaataacttgaaaattgaaaaaacctAAGCAGTAAGAACAACAGCACCACCAGCTTCCTTAATCTTCTTCTCAGCAATCTTAGAAATCAACTTAGCTTTAACAACAAGAGGCTGATTAGTCGGCAAAACACCCTTACCAAGAACCTTGAAAAATCCATGCTGAGTAACATCAAGAACAGGTGCGGTGTTCTTCGATTTGGCAGCTTTTTCCTTAACATCTTCCGGAACAAGAGACCAAAGCTTGTCGATGTTCACGATTGGAGAATAGAATTTGTTACGAAGCTTGTGGAAGTAACGCATACCAACTTTACCGAAGTAACCTGGATGGTACTTATCAAAGAGGATACGGTGGTGATGCATACCTCCGGCGTTACCACGACCTCCAGGATGCTTTCTGTGTTTTCCGATACGACCGTGTCCGGCACTGACGTGGCCGCGCTTCTTCCTGTTCTTCTTGAATCTGGTTGTCATGGTTACTAAGCTCTGTCTCTGGTTTCGGCGCTGAAAGAGATATTAGGGTTTTGTTTATACGTGATTTGATCGGGTTTACCTTTTGTCAGTTTGAGGGTGGTAAATGGATTTAGGTTATGGATTTGGGCTTTTTTTTTCGTGTCTAAAAGCTCATGGCTAGTCTCAttctttattttctatttacaCACCCCATCGCTCACTCACTCCCTCGGCACTTCTATCCTTCCAAGTCATCAATTTTAATCATGTTCGACTTCATGCCAATTATCTTTTCAATTCCCAACCGAGTTTGTCTGATTGAGTGTCGATTTGagtcaattttaaaaatacaaatttcgATGGCCTTAAATGACAATGTTTCATTCTCATGATTTTTTGAGTTAGTCGTATTACTATTAGTGGTGTGAGATATTGGTGGAAAATGGGTTCTAGTGAAGAGAAACGATCGTTAGTTACATgtatatttgtaattgtttattAGAGTTAAGTTATGTCTTAAGAAGATATATTAAACAATTTGATTAGAAAGATGTTCGCTTCAAAATCCgtacatttaactttttaaaaaattaaaagtcattttttaatatgattttaactctttctaaaataaaatataaataaaaacgaGTCAACAAgtcaaattatatttaatacaaattttaaacaaaatacatttaacttttttatgcATCGCAACATGAATATATCAGGTTggaaacccacttggggttggtcgagtggtgttggcttgggcgggttggtcgagtggtgttggcttgggcccttggagtatgctcctctcaaggtctcaggttcgattcccactggtgccaatttcggtgggctaagtccatacagaataaaaaaactctggcttcaaatggggcccccgcaagtgggcggtgggattggtccccttgaattagtctgtcctaaggccggataccaagttttcaaaaaaaaaataataatatcaggTTGGACCATCATGTGTCTTTTGGGATGAACGTTGTCGTACAGTTTGTTTCTGCATTATATATATGACTCATTACACATAATATAAAGtaaaaatttagaaagttttgcAGTGTGAGAGTCTCAAATGAACTAGTAACAATTTGATTAGAAAGATGTTCATTTTAAAATTGTACATTTaacttttcaaaaaattaaaagtttttttttaaatagaattttatctctttctaaaacaaaatgtaaataaaaacaagtcaaaaagtcaaatatatttaatagtacaaattttagacaaaatatgtttgattttttttatgcgTCGCAACATGAATATATTGGACTGGACCATCATGGTGTCTCTTCGGGTGAACATTGCGTAAAGTTTGCTTCTgcgttatatatatatatatatatatatatatatatatatatatatatatatatatatatatattattagaatttgtgaggcctatactcaaccacaaaagctagttTGAAAGTTGAAGTTTGCATGTCAATCATAAAACCATGATTTTTGTTTGTACCCAAATAAACGGCAAAAGTTATCATGCATAAGTGTTTttcttatgcatggtgcataaggcaGGAGCGCGCGCTAATCCCTTACGTGTGCGCGTATCGTTACTTCCACGCACCATTTCATTTTAGCCTTTGATTCTTGATCAAGTAGCCTTAGTGCTTCCACTCTCCTGATCAAGCATGAGTCGTCTGATTAATCAAACAACCCAGATCATCCCCctgtaatttttgtttgttgctgCGCTGAGCCTTCTTGTGGGTTGGACATGTATTCTTTCATGCTACATGCACCTCTCCTGCTTACTTTATGCACCCTTGTgatgttatttgtttttttatttatttatttattatctaatttatttaatttgtttaatttaaaccaaaaaatcaaaaaaatgataaaaacctACAAAACAAattgtaattaaataatttggatTTAAAATGGGACCGGCGGGTTTACATCCGCTAAACCCTCGAATGACCGAACGCTGATCGTGCGCTTTGCTTACCGGTTGTTTGTCTTCcgcaaataaatttaataaataaaattggattaaaAATGGGACCGACGGGTTTACATCTGCTCATCCCTCGCTCATGCCTCGAATAATCAAACGATAAAGCTAGACAAACTAATATTAATCCTATTTGgtatgttaaatggtttcaagatattatacactgaaaccattagtattgttaaatggttttatataataaggtgggagaaaaatatatatatatatatatatgcaatattATTCTGGAAatcattatgctggttaaatggtttcagagagttaaacaGTGAAACCATTTATATTGTAAAAGGGTTTTATGTGTTTACTGAAaccaatattgtgtttttatggttttaaaaatcctggaaatcATTAtgctagttaaatggtttcacagttaAACAGTGAAACCATTTATATTGTAAAAGGGTTTTATGTGTTTACTGAAaccaatattgtgtttttatggttttaaaaatcctggaaatcATTAtgctagttaaatggtttcagatagttatacactgaaaccatttgtattgtaaaataataacttttgttccatGTTCCATGTTAGTTAATATGGGAGTGCATGGAGTAAATGGAGGGTGTATTGagtaattttcattatttatgaaTGATGCATAAGTTTGGCTTATGCACGACAACCAACCATCCTCGCATGTGTCCTCTAACTTTTAACTAAACGAGATACAAATATTCATATAGGGTTTTAATTGCAGCCGCTGAACTGTGTTGCTTGATCTCTaccttcaatttattttttatatattaaaatgataGCAGTTAACATGTTAATATAATTGATGAATGATTCAGGTTATTACAAGATGCAAACTGGAGAAGAAGAGAAGGAGAGGATCTGGATCATGATTGTTACATCACCTAATTAGTTATGAGGTAATATTCTACCATTTTAAGACTAAATTTGAGTCACTATGGCTAAGGATATCATGATTGTATGCTTGGTAGCCAAACTTACCTCGAATAGTTTTATTAAGCATATGTTTGATCAGCTTTTTCAAGTATCAATTGTGTCTCAATGCACATTTTGCGGTTGATTAGAAGTAACAAACTAGAGATTTTGCAGTGAGTTAAAAAACTTAACAGTAAATTTGACTATAAACTTGTtttcaaaatagaaaaataaaaacaaccaTAACACTTCACACTTCAAACTCAATTTAAACCAAAATAAAGTATGCCTAGATACAAATGTACCATGGCTTCCATACATATCTGAAATTATAATCCAacaaatgtatattttttaaaaaattaagaattaagCTAAGAATAAGTTAATTGTTTGAATGGAACATAACAAAAAATCATGGCTAACTGTTATAGTTACCTTGGCTAATATTGTCTTGCtacatttttgtcttttttctttgtGATACCACAGAACTTATTGGAAGATTATCATCAATAGAATCATCAGAGGAACTGGAGGTTTCAATGTTGGGGAAAGAAAACTTTCTTTTGGCTGTGTCAACTACTGCATTGGTGAATTTGCTTTTTTGTTGTGTTGCCACTGATGAACTTGGATACTCATCCATCACGGCATGTCCAAAAATTGTCTTCTTTCCATGTACTCTTTGAGATATAGACCGATCGTTGTCATCATCATCAAGGATTATGATCTCATAATCCTTTCCCCCTAGTTTCACTCTTCCACTAGCTGGCATAAAAAAGATATGTATAATAAGCTTACATAATACTTAAGCTAAAACTTGGAAAATAAGGAATGGTAGATCATTGAAGGAAAACCATGCCCCTGGCTCTTAAAGtaattgaatatatatgatTTCATCAAATTCAGAATTTCAGATAATATATCCAGCAGGCATCCTTTAATCATGTATAAAGTAACATTAAAAAATGCATATCTTTACAGGAAATAATTAAATACATGCATAATTTATGTATACCTGATGATGCACCTTGAGCATCATTATCGCTTATGTTCTGCAGTTGTGTACTAGCAGCAACTCCAAAAGAGTCACGAACATCTTCATTTCTTCGCAAAGGAGTAGCGTCCGTAGTGTCATGTCCAAACACATTGACAAGAACATCCTCTCCAGTAAGATCTTCAAAATCAGCAACCATAGGATCAGCATGAGGCTCCCACTCATCGTTTCCTCTTTCTTGTAGTTCTCTATGCTTTGTGCGCAAAGACTTGTAGAACATTTCAACCACCCGCTTCTCATGAGCCAATTTACTGTTTTCTTCCTCCAACTCACTTATAGTTGTCAAATGATTATTCACTCTTTCTTCCAATTCACCAATTTGAATCTTAAGTCCAGCAACCAAAGCATTTTTATCAGCCTCCAATACATGAACCTTACCTCGAAGCTCATCAAGAGCATTGTTATCTTCCACcaacttttcattcaactttttcaactccaaattttttttctttaattcacTTCTTAAAACACCAAGTTCATTGCCATCTCTCTCCCATTTTCCCTTCATCTTCCTCAAATCCAAAACTTCAAACTCTAATCCCGCGTACTTTACTATCATCACACCAAGTTTATTACTATCTTCCACCAACTTTTCATTCATCTTCCTCAACTCCATAACTTTTGACTCCAATTCCTCGTTCTTTGTTCTCATCACATCAAATTTATTGCTATCATCATCACATTTCTCCTTCAAATTCTTCATTTCACACTCCAATTTGCCATTCTTCTTCTTAAGCTCTTTAATAATACGATTATCTCTATAAGCTATACCAGCCTTTACTTCCTTCAACAATTTTTCGTAACTCTCTTCCACTCTCTTTCCTTTCTCAcaaattttctctcttttcttaaCCTCTTCCTCAGCTTGTATCCTTAAACGCTCTTCCATTTGAAGCTTCTCTTGAAGTTGTAGTTTCTCCAATTCAAACTTCTGTTGCAACTGTTGTTGAATCTCTGTTCTTAGTCTCGTCTCTCTATTCACCAAAACACCTTCAATGACATCATATGTATCAAACTGGCATGTTCCACGCAAAATATTCACGAGCTCAGGAATGGTTTTTTGTTCAAAGTTGTTGTTAGAGTTTGTGGAAGTGGAACCTGGTGGTGGCGCAAATTTGGTTTTGAGTTTAATCTTCatgataaagttaaaaaaaatggaaactttAGGTGAAAATGAAGTTTTACTAAAAATGAGTGGTTTTTCAATGAAAATGTAGCTATTAGTGATTGTGAGGGGTAGGAGAGGAAGATGAAAATGGGGCTAAAATTCGGAAGGGGAGAAAAGTGGTTATGGTAGATGGAAGATGAAAAAGTGATTATGATAATAATATGATGCCATTGAAGGGATCTGGAAGCTACACAGAGAAATCGGGAAAAAATCTAATTGATTTGGTTTGTGATTTGAGATTAGGGCGGCGTACAACAATCTCCAATTTGCGAGAAGGTTGTGATTAGGGTTGCAACTTAAGATGACAGGCGCGATAAATCGATTACTAAAATGGATTTGGCAAAAGGTGGGTTTACTGTTTTATTTAAAATGGGCTGGTTTAGTTGTTTTTTAAAATGGGTTGGGctttaccaatcgttagttagtCCAGTTATGATTGACGTTGGACTTGGAAAAGTGGTTATGGTAGATGGAAGATGAAAAAGTGATTATGATAATAATATGATGCCATTAAAGGGATCTGGAAGCTACACAGAGAAATCGGGAAAAAATCTAATTGATTTGGTTTGTGAGTTGAGATTAGGGCGGCGTACAACAATGTGCAATTTGCGAGAAGGTTGTGATTAGGGTTGCAACTTAAGATGACGGGCGCGATAAATCGATTATTGAAATGGATTTGGCAAAAGGTGGGTTTACCGTTTTATTTAAAATGGGCTGGTTTAGTTGTTTTTTAAAATGGGTTGGGctttaccaatcgttagttagtCCAGTTATGATTGACGTTGGACTTGGTAAAGATGACCACGATTCGATTCCCcgtaactgcgatcgggaggagactggaaccacttgatactagtggtgaaaacaaaaaaaaataaatgggtTGAGCTTTTAAATTTGGGTAAGGTTTGGTTACATATAGGGATGTCAATGGATATCCATGGAGGCGGATAAATATGATATCTGTATCCGCTCCATATCTGTGCGGGTATCCGCTAAGCGGGTAATCCACAGATTTTGAGGTATTCGTGGATATTTACAGATATCCATGgattaaatgacaaaattatgatttttttttagggtaaataTGTGTTTATCCCCCTGCAAAATACGTGACTTTTGTGTTACCCcctgtaatttattttttttagattacccccctgcaatatgGAGATTCTGTGTATTACCCCCTGATTGAACAAGTTGGCAGATGACTGGATCACTAACATGACGTGGCACGTACACGTggaattaaattattttatatttatttttaaaattcaactCATTAATGTATgtgtaattattaatttttattaaaaaaaactaaaaatgaaagaatATGTAGAACAACAACATCTCATCccgtacaaataaaaaaaacaacaataacttctcatcttcttcctccaatctcaattttttattttgttctttgaATTGCAaaaattttattgaaaggaACTCATAGTACAAGGACAACACAGTAACACTACATCACATCATCATGAACATCATCATTGTTTCAAAAACTCATAGATGAACAGTAACTCATCTTCTTCCTTGAATCACGCCTCTTCAGCGCAGTTTCTGTTTGTTTCGAGCGATTCCTGACCTATGTTCGATTTCCATTTCATTTGATTTCTTTGTTCTTCAAATCTGAGTTTCTACAAGATCTATGTTCTTTGTAGATCTATTTTTTCTAATGCTGTGTTTTTTAGAATGGTTTTATGGCAATGGATTTGATGAATTTTGTTGGATttgatgaattttgttgttgttgttttttgctttttttaatgttgttgtGAATTTTGGGAATGTTTCTGGGAATGAGTTTGAGGGAGGGAAGAAGAACAttgttgctatttttttattttttttttaaattaatcaattaacatAATAATTGACGTggcattaaaaattaaataaaaactaaataaactCCATGTATAACCGCTACGTCAAGATTCTGATCTAGTCATCTGCCAACTTGTTCAATCAGGGGGGTAATACACAGAATCTCCACATTGCAGGGGGgcaatctcaaaaaaaaaaattacaggggGATAACGCAAAAGTCAcgtattttgcaggggggtaaacacctatttacccttttttttatcGTAAATGAAAAGTTGTAAGAAGATGATGAAAAGTTTTACCtcaaaagatgaaaaagaacATGAAAAGTTTTCTCTATTGAATATGAagagaaaacataaaaatatgagaagactatttttttataagataaaacTACTAGAGTTTATATTTAAATACatatatttaagtaattttactaatttattagcGGGTATAGATATCCGCGGGCACGGATAGTATTAAATCCTCATTCGTATCCATTAAATACagataattgaaatatccatttattttatcCGCGGATATCCGTTAAACTATATGTCCTGTGCCCGTGACGGATTTTATCCGCTGATATCCGCGATTATGGATTTTTTACATCCCAAGTTACATATGTGGTTTGGGTAACCAACTTTTTTGAACACCTCTAGTGATATTTAATCAACAAATTTGgaaaatataaatcaatttggtagtatttaattaagataattaagattttatttttagagaaaCTAATTTTTGTGGTAATTAACTGAAATTATTTACATCGGTACTATTCTTACAAAAGTTAATGAGGGTGATACCTAGTCGGAGATGTCCTAACTTAAGGtttgagattttttgttttgtttggtaaaaagtgaatgagtcttttttttttaagcaaaaaaaaaagtgagtgaTTCTTAACCAATGGGTATCTTGCCTATATGTCTCAGAAAATGATGGGATGTAGTGGAGTTATAAATGAACCACTCATCATGTTCATCAGCTAATTCATAATATTGTTAGGCTCAAGTTGAGCTCATATATAGGCGCAGCTTGTGCTCACTGCTCACTAGCTTGTTTGTGAGTTAAATGTATTTGTACTTGCATATATATACGATATTGATCATTGAGTAGTAATGAGATAACCATTTCACTCTTACGAGTGGTATCAGTAGGATCCACCGGACATGTTGCTCTCTCTGAAACGCAATTTTGGAGGGAAAATTCGTTTTCTTTAACAGTATTATAACCGTTTTCTTCatcattctttttctttgagctttcttttttcttcttcttgcaACTGCTTCAAGGGCAgatgacgcagtacggaagcgctaggttagcaaaacgctaaacctaatggataaagacaagccgcaaacacaaacttgtcaaaatagggtttcggagtccaccgaaagttgagataaaactcgaataattttattgaatcaaaaaactgccttcaaggctacaataatttagcttaaataggagtgaaaaataaaattaacaaatctccaaaaagattgtaaaaataaaaataacaaacctagctaaataaaaattacaaaactacctaaaatataaaaataactatcctaggtgaaatataaaaataaggaatcaacctaaaatataataaaactaaatctaactaaaataataaaatacagaaaaaatcctcctacatcagactcctctacctcaaaagaactcgaccccgagttctcgtcttgataaagagcttcctttgcaggttgactcctccaatgaacaagagaccaccctcctggatcccattgaattaagTGAGAGGACCTGTCTCGTGTCAACACATCCAAATAACCACCGGGGTTCCATTGCTCAAAGATAGAACacagaatttgaaatttatcacAAAAGGGTATTTGACCCAACTCAGTTAACATGTTTGAGCTAGTGCCTAAACCATAAGATTTCAGGTAAAATCCGAATTGAACCCGATCTATAAGCAAATCCTTGAGTTCAATGTGACGGCTGTGATGCGGAGGTTTTGCTGAGATGGAAGTCGCCGCCTGCATCCTAGTGTCCGGAGGTTCTAGTGGCGGTGAGGTTGTTGCCGGATTTCGCACAAATACATCTGGCCTAAACGGAGCCGCCACAGGTAGGTCGACATCAAGTTGTGGATCGCCAGACTTgcacaagacaattttttttatcctagttggattctcttcacCTCCCTTTTCGGACACAACTTCCTCATCCTCAGAACTCGAGTCATTAGTAGATGGGTTGTTGCGGTTGTTGTCGCCGTTTCTGTTGTTGTTACTGTTTCTATTGCTGTTGTAGTTTCGGTTGTTGTTGGATAACGTTGTCACCTGTGTTGTCAGAGCTGTGATGGCCGCGGTTAAAGCCGTCATGGCACCGTAAAACTCTGCTTTCGTCACCGGTtgatctcccatctgatcacgttagaaaagaacaggagaaacctgctctgataccaactgacgcagtacggaagcgctaggttagcaaaacgctaaacctaatggataaagacaagccgcaaacacaaacttgtcaaaatagggtttcggagtccaccgaaagttgagataaaactcgaataattttattgaatcaaaaaactgccttcaaggctacaataatttagcttaaataggagtgaaaaataaaattaacaaatctccaaaaagattgtaaaaataaaaataacaaacctagctaaataaaaattacaaaactacctaaaatataaaaataactatcctaggtgaaatataaaaataaggaatcaacctaaaatataataaaactaaatctaactaaaataataaaatacagaagaaatcctcctacatcagcaGAAACATCCAACTTTGTTCAACCTACGATCCCTAAATTAGATGGCTTTTACGATCACTGATTGGAACTTGATTGAAATTGGTGTTGTTCTTGCTCCTCCAAACGCAATAGTTGAACAACGAAAACTCGCGGATGAAAGCAAACTTCAAGATCATAAGGTCAAGAACTATTTCTTTCAAGCCATTGATTGTTCGATTATGGAGACTATTATTGCTCATGACACGGCAAAGGATATTTGGGATTCCATGCGTATCAAGTATCAAGGTTCAACTAAGGTGAAAAGAGCTCA encodes:
- the LOC123881689 gene encoding 60S ribosomal protein L27a-3, giving the protein MTTRFKKNRKKRGHVSAGHGRIGKHRKHPGGRGNAGGMHHHRILFDKYHPGYFGKVGMRYFHKLRNKFYSPIVNIDKLWSLVPEDVKEKAAKSKNTAPVLDVTQHGFFKVLGKGVLPTNQPLVVKAKLISKIAEKKIKEAGGAVVLTA
- the LOC123920732 gene encoding histone-lysine N-methyltransferase, H3 lysine-79 specific-like, giving the protein MGDQPVTKAEFYGAMTALTAAITALTTQVTTLSNNNRNYNSNRNSNNNRNGDNNRNNPSTNDSSSEDEEVVSEKGGEENPTRIKKIVLCKSGDPQLDVDLPVAAPFRPDVFVRNPATTSPPLEPPDTRMQAATSISAKPPHHSRHIELKDLLIDRIKLKTKFAPPPGSTSTNSNNNFEQKTIPELVNILRGTCQFDTYDVIEGVLVNRETRLRTEIQQQLQQKFELEKLQLQEKLQMEERLRIQAEEEVKKREKICEKGKRVEESYEKLLKEVKAGIAYRDNRIIKELKKKNGKLECEMKNLKEKCDDDSNKFDVMRTKNEELESKFEVLDLRKMKGKWERDGNELGVLRSELKKKNLELKKLNEKLVEDNNALDELRGKVHVLEADKNALVAGLKIQIGELEERVNNHLTTISELEEENSKLAHEKRVVEMFYKSLRTKHRELQERGNDEWEPHADPMVADFEDLTGEDVLVNVFGHDTTDATPLRRNEDVRDSFGVAASTQLQNISDNDAQGASSASGRVKLGGKDYEIIILDDDDNDRSISQRVHGKKTIFGHAVMDEYPSSSVATQQKSKFTNAVVDTAKRKFSFPNIETSSSSDDSIDDNLPISSVVSQRKKTKM